Proteins encoded in a region of the Zea mays cultivar B73 chromosome 2, Zm-B73-REFERENCE-NAM-5.0, whole genome shotgun sequence genome:
- the LOC100192011 gene encoding putative cytochrome P450 superfamily protein: MSRGLSGPRVWPLLGSLPGLVQHAEDMHEWIAANLRRAGGTYQTCIFAVPGVARRGGLVTVTCDPRNLEHVLKARFDNYPKGPFWHAVFRDLLGDGIFNSDGDTWVAQRKTAALEFTTRTLRTAMSRWVSRSIHARLLPILADAHVVDLQDLLLRLTFDNICGLAFGKDPETLARGLPDNAFASAFDRATEATLNRFIFPECVWRCKKWLGLGMETTLARSVRHVDRYLSAVIKARKLELSAATRKDLLSATPHDDLLSRFMRKGTYSDESLQHVALNFILAGRDTSSVALSWFFWLVSTHPAVERNIVRELCAVLAGSRGVEDPALWLAAPLDFEELDRLVYLKAALSETLRLYPSVPEDSKHVVADDVLPDGTFVPAGSSVTYSIYSAGRMKTVWGEDCLQFRPERWLSDDGTRFQPHDSYRFVAFNAGPRICLGKDLAYLQMKNIAGSVLLRHRLTVAPGHRVEQKMSLTLFMKHGLRMEVRPRDLSVVIDELRGAGEYDAAARATAASA; this comes from the coding sequence ATGTCGCGCGGGCTCAGCGGGCCGCGGGTGTGGCCGCTGCTCGGCAGCCTGCCGGGGCTCGTGCAGCACGCCGAGGACATGCACGAGTGGATCGCCGCCAACCTGCGCCGCGCGGGGGGCACGTACCAGACCTGCATCTTCGCCGTGCCCGGGGTGGCGCGCCGTGGCGGCCTGGTCACCGTCACGTGCGACCCCCGGAACCTGGAGCACGTCCTCAAGGCGCGCTTCGACAACTACCCCAAGGGCCCCTTCTGGCACGCCGTCTTCAGGGACCTGCTCGGGGACGGCATCTTCAACTCCGACGGCGACACCTGGGTGGCGCAGCGCAAGACGGCCGCGCTCGAGTTCACCACGCGCACGCTCCGCACCGCCATGTCGCGCTGGGTCTCCCGCTCCATCCACGCCCGCCTGCTGCCCATCCTCGCCGACGCGCACGTCGTCGACCTGCAGGACCTCCTGCTCCGCCTCACCTTCGACAACATCTGCGGCCTCGCCTTCGGGAAGGACCCCGAGACGCTCGCCCGGGGCCTCCCCGACAACGCCTTCGCCTCCGCGTTCGACCGCGCCACGGAGGCCACCCTCAACCGCTTCATCTTCCCCGAGTGCGTCTGGCGCTGCAAGAAGTGGCTGGGCCTCGGCATGGAGACCACGCTGGCGCGCAGCGTCCGCCACGTCGACCGCTACCTCTCGGCCGTCATCAAGGCGCGCAAGCTCGAGCTCTCCGCCGCCACGAGGAAGGACCTCCTCTCGGCCACGCCGCACGACGACCTCCTCTCGCGCTTCATGCGCAAGGGGACCTACTCCGACGAGTCGCTGCAGCACGTGGCGCTCAACTTCATCCTCGCCGGCCGCGACACCTCCTCGGTGGCGCTCTCCTGGTTCTTCTGGCTGGTCTCCACGCACCCCGCCGTGGAGCGCAACATCGTGCGCGAGCTGTGCGCCGTCCTGGCCGGGTCCCGCGGCGTCGAGGACCCGGCACTGTGGCTCGCCGCGCCCTTGGACTTCGAGGAGCTCGACCGCCTCGTCTACCTCAAGGCGGCGCTCTCCGAGACGCTCCGCCTGTACCCCTCCGTGCCTGAGGACTCCAAGCAcgtcgtcgccgacgacgtcctcCCGGACGGCACGTTCGTGCCAGCGGGCTCCTCGGTCACCTACTCCATCTACTCGGCGGGGCGCATGAAGACGGTGTGGGGGGAGGACTGCCTCCAGTTCCGCCCCGAACGCTGGCTGTCGGACGACGGCACCAGGTTCCAGCCCCACGACTCGTACAGGTTCGTGGCGTTCAACGCCGGCCCGCGGATATGCCTGGGCAAGGACCTCGCCTACCTGCAGATGAAGAACATCGCCGGGAGCGTGCTCCTCCGCCACCGCCTAACCGTCGCGCCGGGCCACCGCGTCGAGCAGAAGATGTCGCTCACGCTCTTCATGAAGCACGGGCTCCGCATGGAGGTGCGCCCGCGCGACCTCAGCGTCGTCATCGACGAGCTCCGCGGCGCCGGGGAGTACGACGCGGCGGCAAGAGCCACCGCGGCCTCCGCATAG
- the LOC100192011 gene encoding putative cytochrome P450 superfamily protein isoform X3 encodes MEAGTWAAAAVAAVALYVAWFWRMSRGLSGPRVWPLLGSLPGLVQHAEDMHEWIAANLRRAGGTYQTCIFAVPGVARRGGLVTVTCDPRNLEHVLKARFDNYPKGPFWHAVFRDLLGDGIFNSDGDTWVAQRKTAALEFTTRTLRTAMSRWVSRSIHARLLPILADAHVVDLQDLLLRLTFDNICGLAFGKDPETLARGLPDNAFASAFDRATEATLNRFIFPECVWRCKKWLGLGMETTLARSVRHVDRYLSAVIKARKLELSAATRKDLLSATPHDDLLSRFMRKGTYSDESLQHVALNFILAGRDTSSVALSWFFWLVSTHPAVERNIVRELCAVLAGSRGVEDPALWLAAPLDFEELDRLVYLKAALSETLRLYPSVPEDSKHVVADDVLPDGTFVPAGSSVTYSIYSAGRMKTVWGEDCLQFRPERWLSDDGTRFQPHDSYRFVAFNAGPRICLGKDLAYLQMKNIAGSVLLRHRLTVAPGHRVEQKMSLTLFMKHGLRMEVRPRDLSVVIDELRGAGEYDAAARATAASA; translated from the coding sequence ATGGAGGCCGGGACGTGGGCGGCGGCGGCCGTGGCGGCCGTGGCGCTGTACGTGGCCTGGTTCTGGCGGATGTCGCGCGGGCTCAGCGGGCCGCGGGTGTGGCCGCTGCTCGGCAGCCTGCCGGGGCTCGTGCAGCACGCCGAGGACATGCACGAGTGGATCGCCGCCAACCTGCGCCGCGCGGGGGGCACGTACCAGACCTGCATCTTCGCCGTGCCCGGGGTGGCGCGCCGTGGCGGCCTGGTCACCGTCACGTGCGACCCCCGGAACCTGGAGCACGTCCTCAAGGCGCGCTTCGACAACTACCCCAAGGGCCCCTTCTGGCACGCCGTCTTCAGGGACCTGCTCGGGGACGGCATCTTCAACTCCGACGGCGACACCTGGGTGGCGCAGCGCAAGACGGCCGCGCTCGAGTTCACCACGCGCACGCTCCGCACCGCCATGTCGCGCTGGGTCTCCCGCTCCATCCACGCCCGCCTGCTGCCCATCCTCGCCGACGCGCACGTCGTCGACCTGCAGGACCTCCTGCTCCGCCTCACCTTCGACAACATCTGCGGCCTCGCCTTCGGGAAGGACCCCGAGACGCTCGCCCGGGGCCTCCCCGACAACGCCTTCGCCTCCGCGTTCGACCGCGCCACGGAGGCCACCCTCAACCGCTTCATCTTCCCCGAGTGCGTCTGGCGCTGCAAGAAGTGGCTGGGCCTCGGCATGGAGACCACGCTGGCGCGCAGCGTCCGCCACGTCGACCGCTACCTCTCGGCCGTCATCAAGGCGCGCAAGCTCGAGCTCTCCGCCGCCACGAGGAAGGACCTCCTCTCGGCCACGCCGCACGACGACCTCCTCTCGCGCTTCATGCGCAAGGGGACCTACTCCGACGAGTCGCTGCAGCACGTGGCGCTCAACTTCATCCTCGCCGGCCGCGACACCTCCTCGGTGGCGCTCTCCTGGTTCTTCTGGCTGGTCTCCACGCACCCCGCCGTGGAGCGCAACATCGTGCGCGAGCTGTGCGCCGTCCTGGCCGGGTCCCGCGGCGTCGAGGACCCGGCACTGTGGCTCGCCGCGCCCTTGGACTTCGAGGAGCTCGACCGCCTCGTCTACCTCAAGGCGGCGCTCTCCGAGACGCTCCGCCTGTACCCCTCCGTGCCTGAGGACTCCAAGCAcgtcgtcgccgacgacgtcctcCCGGACGGCACGTTCGTGCCAGCGGGCTCCTCGGTCACCTACTCCATCTACTCGGCGGGGCGCATGAAGACGGTGTGGGGGGAGGACTGCCTCCAGTTCCGCCCCGAACGCTGGCTGTCGGACGACGGCACCAGGTTCCAGCCCCACGACTCGTACAGGTTCGTGGCGTTCAACGCCGGCCCGCGGATATGCCTGGGCAAGGACCTCGCCTACCTGCAGATGAAGAACATCGCCGGGAGCGTGCTCCTCCGCCACCGCCTAACCGTCGCGCCGGGCCACCGCGTCGAGCAGAAGATGTCGCTCACGCTCTTCATGAAGCACGGGCTCCGCATGGAGGTGCGCCCGCGCGACCTCAGCGTCGTCATCGACGAGCTCCGCGGCGCCGGGGAGTACGACGCGGCGGCAAGAGCCACCGCGGCCTCCGCATAG
- the LOC100192011 gene encoding putative cytochrome P450 superfamily protein isoform X1, translating into MGGLVPVRSGFSRLHAAAATLLGAAVGQWSVVGIDCRPSTASIAARSGATARLLYRHAHSLALYRNPALRALHVTLTYFSCQRSSSSSSLLLLLLLLPAGGSDHQTGTTAMEAGTWAAAAVAAVALYVAWFWRMSRGLSGPRVWPLLGSLPGLVQHAEDMHEWIAANLRRAGGTYQTCIFAVPGVARRGGLVTVTCDPRNLEHVLKARFDNYPKGPFWHAVFRDLLGDGIFNSDGDTWVAQRKTAALEFTTRTLRTAMSRWVSRSIHARLLPILADAHVVDLQDLLLRLTFDNICGLAFGKDPETLARGLPDNAFASAFDRATEATLNRFIFPECVWRCKKWLGLGMETTLARSVRHVDRYLSAVIKARKLELSAATRKDLLSATPHDDLLSRFMRKGTYSDESLQHVALNFILAGRDTSSVALSWFFWLVSTHPAVERNIVRELCAVLAGSRGVEDPALWLAAPLDFEELDRLVYLKAALSETLRLYPSVPEDSKHVVADDVLPDGTFVPAGSSVTYSIYSAGRMKTVWGEDCLQFRPERWLSDDGTRFQPHDSYRFVAFNAGPRICLGKDLAYLQMKNIAGSVLLRHRLTVAPGHRVEQKMSLTLFMKHGLRMEVRPRDLSVVIDELRGAGEYDAAARATAASA; encoded by the exons ATGGGTGGGTTAGTTCCGGTCCGGTCCGGCTTCAGTCGACTCCACGCAGCAGCAGCCACTCTG ctAGGGGCAGCCGTCGGTCAGTGGAGTGTTGTGGGTATTGATTGCCGTCCGTCGACGGCTTCAATCGCTGCCCGTTCCGGTGCGACTGCCCGACTGCTATATAGGCATGCACATAGCCTCGCGCTCTATCGCAACCCTGCACTGCGTGCGCTCCATGTGACTCTCACTTATTTCTCCTGTcagcgcagcagcagcagcagcagcctactactactactactgcttttACCGGCCGGTGGATCGGATCACCAAACCGGAACGACAGCGATGGAGGCCGGGACGTGGGCGGCGGCGGCCGTGGCGGCCGTGGCGCTGTACGTGGCCTGGTTCTGGCGGATGTCGCGCGGGCTCAGCGGGCCGCGGGTGTGGCCGCTGCTCGGCAGCCTGCCGGGGCTCGTGCAGCACGCCGAGGACATGCACGAGTGGATCGCCGCCAACCTGCGCCGCGCGGGGGGCACGTACCAGACCTGCATCTTCGCCGTGCCCGGGGTGGCGCGCCGTGGCGGCCTGGTCACCGTCACGTGCGACCCCCGGAACCTGGAGCACGTCCTCAAGGCGCGCTTCGACAACTACCCCAAGGGCCCCTTCTGGCACGCCGTCTTCAGGGACCTGCTCGGGGACGGCATCTTCAACTCCGACGGCGACACCTGGGTGGCGCAGCGCAAGACGGCCGCGCTCGAGTTCACCACGCGCACGCTCCGCACCGCCATGTCGCGCTGGGTCTCCCGCTCCATCCACGCCCGCCTGCTGCCCATCCTCGCCGACGCGCACGTCGTCGACCTGCAGGACCTCCTGCTCCGCCTCACCTTCGACAACATCTGCGGCCTCGCCTTCGGGAAGGACCCCGAGACGCTCGCCCGGGGCCTCCCCGACAACGCCTTCGCCTCCGCGTTCGACCGCGCCACGGAGGCCACCCTCAACCGCTTCATCTTCCCCGAGTGCGTCTGGCGCTGCAAGAAGTGGCTGGGCCTCGGCATGGAGACCACGCTGGCGCGCAGCGTCCGCCACGTCGACCGCTACCTCTCGGCCGTCATCAAGGCGCGCAAGCTCGAGCTCTCCGCCGCCACGAGGAAGGACCTCCTCTCGGCCACGCCGCACGACGACCTCCTCTCGCGCTTCATGCGCAAGGGGACCTACTCCGACGAGTCGCTGCAGCACGTGGCGCTCAACTTCATCCTCGCCGGCCGCGACACCTCCTCGGTGGCGCTCTCCTGGTTCTTCTGGCTGGTCTCCACGCACCCCGCCGTGGAGCGCAACATCGTGCGCGAGCTGTGCGCCGTCCTGGCCGGGTCCCGCGGCGTCGAGGACCCGGCACTGTGGCTCGCCGCGCCCTTGGACTTCGAGGAGCTCGACCGCCTCGTCTACCTCAAGGCGGCGCTCTCCGAGACGCTCCGCCTGTACCCCTCCGTGCCTGAGGACTCCAAGCAcgtcgtcgccgacgacgtcctcCCGGACGGCACGTTCGTGCCAGCGGGCTCCTCGGTCACCTACTCCATCTACTCGGCGGGGCGCATGAAGACGGTGTGGGGGGAGGACTGCCTCCAGTTCCGCCCCGAACGCTGGCTGTCGGACGACGGCACCAGGTTCCAGCCCCACGACTCGTACAGGTTCGTGGCGTTCAACGCCGGCCCGCGGATATGCCTGGGCAAGGACCTCGCCTACCTGCAGATGAAGAACATCGCCGGGAGCGTGCTCCTCCGCCACCGCCTAACCGTCGCGCCGGGCCACCGCGTCGAGCAGAAGATGTCGCTCACGCTCTTCATGAAGCACGGGCTCCGCATGGAGGTGCGCCCGCGCGACCTCAGCGTCGTCATCGACGAGCTCCGCGGCGCCGGGGAGTACGACGCGGCGGCAAGAGCCACCGCGGCCTCCGCATAG
- the LOC100192011 gene encoding putative cytochrome P450 superfamily protein isoform X2: MGGLVPVRSGFSRLHAAAATLLGAAVGQWSVVGIDCRPSTASIAARSGATARLLYSSSSSSLLLLLLLLPAGGSDHQTGTTAMEAGTWAAAAVAAVALYVAWFWRMSRGLSGPRVWPLLGSLPGLVQHAEDMHEWIAANLRRAGGTYQTCIFAVPGVARRGGLVTVTCDPRNLEHVLKARFDNYPKGPFWHAVFRDLLGDGIFNSDGDTWVAQRKTAALEFTTRTLRTAMSRWVSRSIHARLLPILADAHVVDLQDLLLRLTFDNICGLAFGKDPETLARGLPDNAFASAFDRATEATLNRFIFPECVWRCKKWLGLGMETTLARSVRHVDRYLSAVIKARKLELSAATRKDLLSATPHDDLLSRFMRKGTYSDESLQHVALNFILAGRDTSSVALSWFFWLVSTHPAVERNIVRELCAVLAGSRGVEDPALWLAAPLDFEELDRLVYLKAALSETLRLYPSVPEDSKHVVADDVLPDGTFVPAGSSVTYSIYSAGRMKTVWGEDCLQFRPERWLSDDGTRFQPHDSYRFVAFNAGPRICLGKDLAYLQMKNIAGSVLLRHRLTVAPGHRVEQKMSLTLFMKHGLRMEVRPRDLSVVIDELRGAGEYDAAARATAASA; the protein is encoded by the exons ATGGGTGGGTTAGTTCCGGTCCGGTCCGGCTTCAGTCGACTCCACGCAGCAGCAGCCACTCTG ctAGGGGCAGCCGTCGGTCAGTGGAGTGTTGTGGGTATTGATTGCCGTCCGTCGACGGCTTCAATCGCTGCCCGTTCCGGTGCGACTGCCCGACTGCTATATAG cagcagcagcagcagcctactactactactactgcttttACCGGCCGGTGGATCGGATCACCAAACCGGAACGACAGCGATGGAGGCCGGGACGTGGGCGGCGGCGGCCGTGGCGGCCGTGGCGCTGTACGTGGCCTGGTTCTGGCGGATGTCGCGCGGGCTCAGCGGGCCGCGGGTGTGGCCGCTGCTCGGCAGCCTGCCGGGGCTCGTGCAGCACGCCGAGGACATGCACGAGTGGATCGCCGCCAACCTGCGCCGCGCGGGGGGCACGTACCAGACCTGCATCTTCGCCGTGCCCGGGGTGGCGCGCCGTGGCGGCCTGGTCACCGTCACGTGCGACCCCCGGAACCTGGAGCACGTCCTCAAGGCGCGCTTCGACAACTACCCCAAGGGCCCCTTCTGGCACGCCGTCTTCAGGGACCTGCTCGGGGACGGCATCTTCAACTCCGACGGCGACACCTGGGTGGCGCAGCGCAAGACGGCCGCGCTCGAGTTCACCACGCGCACGCTCCGCACCGCCATGTCGCGCTGGGTCTCCCGCTCCATCCACGCCCGCCTGCTGCCCATCCTCGCCGACGCGCACGTCGTCGACCTGCAGGACCTCCTGCTCCGCCTCACCTTCGACAACATCTGCGGCCTCGCCTTCGGGAAGGACCCCGAGACGCTCGCCCGGGGCCTCCCCGACAACGCCTTCGCCTCCGCGTTCGACCGCGCCACGGAGGCCACCCTCAACCGCTTCATCTTCCCCGAGTGCGTCTGGCGCTGCAAGAAGTGGCTGGGCCTCGGCATGGAGACCACGCTGGCGCGCAGCGTCCGCCACGTCGACCGCTACCTCTCGGCCGTCATCAAGGCGCGCAAGCTCGAGCTCTCCGCCGCCACGAGGAAGGACCTCCTCTCGGCCACGCCGCACGACGACCTCCTCTCGCGCTTCATGCGCAAGGGGACCTACTCCGACGAGTCGCTGCAGCACGTGGCGCTCAACTTCATCCTCGCCGGCCGCGACACCTCCTCGGTGGCGCTCTCCTGGTTCTTCTGGCTGGTCTCCACGCACCCCGCCGTGGAGCGCAACATCGTGCGCGAGCTGTGCGCCGTCCTGGCCGGGTCCCGCGGCGTCGAGGACCCGGCACTGTGGCTCGCCGCGCCCTTGGACTTCGAGGAGCTCGACCGCCTCGTCTACCTCAAGGCGGCGCTCTCCGAGACGCTCCGCCTGTACCCCTCCGTGCCTGAGGACTCCAAGCAcgtcgtcgccgacgacgtcctcCCGGACGGCACGTTCGTGCCAGCGGGCTCCTCGGTCACCTACTCCATCTACTCGGCGGGGCGCATGAAGACGGTGTGGGGGGAGGACTGCCTCCAGTTCCGCCCCGAACGCTGGCTGTCGGACGACGGCACCAGGTTCCAGCCCCACGACTCGTACAGGTTCGTGGCGTTCAACGCCGGCCCGCGGATATGCCTGGGCAAGGACCTCGCCTACCTGCAGATGAAGAACATCGCCGGGAGCGTGCTCCTCCGCCACCGCCTAACCGTCGCGCCGGGCCACCGCGTCGAGCAGAAGATGTCGCTCACGCTCTTCATGAAGCACGGGCTCCGCATGGAGGTGCGCCCGCGCGACCTCAGCGTCGTCATCGACGAGCTCCGCGGCGCCGGGGAGTACGACGCGGCGGCAAGAGCCACCGCGGCCTCCGCATAG